The Candidatus Neomarinimicrobiota bacterium sequence TCATCATTCTTTCTACCTCACTGAGGAAGATGACCAAGGAATACTTTTCGAAAAAACATCTCACCTACAAGGAACACCTAGCACTTCAGGACAAAGAAGGGTGAGTGATAAAGATAAGTTTCTGGAAGTAGCACTAGAGGCCGCTGATAAAGCGGCCTCTTTTATTTCTGAACAAGCCAACAAGACGCTTAAGATCGACTATAAAGGAACCACTGATCTGGTAACAAATGCAGATGTCGCTTCAGAAAAGATTATTATTGAAACCATCAGAGCGGAGTTTCCTGACCATCAGATTCTCACAGAAGAAGCCGGCGGCACCCCAACCGGATCAGGTTTTCTCTGGGTAATCGATCCCATTGATGGCACTACCAACTTTGTTCATGGCTACCCCTTTTACGCCGTCTCCGTTGCAGTCTGTGAAGAAGAAAAACCGATTGCCGGGGTGATTAACCATGTTCACTTCGGCGACGTCTACAGTGCCACAGCCGGCGGAGGTGCTTTCTGTAATGGTGATCCCATTACTGTCTCCACCACTGATTCCCTGAAAAGGGGCCTTTTAGCCACGGGTTTCGCCTATGAGCATGACAAAATCTGGTCCCGAAATATGGACCTGTTCAGAAACTTCACTGACCTTACACAAGGTGTCCGCCGAGCGGGAGCCGCCTCTCTGGACTTCTGTCACGTTGCCCGGGGTTGGCTGGACGGTTTTTGGGAATATGAGCTGAACCCGTGGGATATGGCGGCGGGGGCACTCATCGTTCAAGAAGCAGGTGGTTCTGTGACTAAAACGGACGGAAGTGACTTTGCGCTGTTCAATCGCGAAGTGCTGGCTTCAAACGGCCACATCCACAGCGCCATGCAGGATCAACTGAAACGCTAGCCAAAAATCTTTTTTCTACCCTCCTTCTGACTCTCAAACAACTTTTCAACTTTCACTTTCAGGAGGTCATTAAACGTAAATATTCCGTTATCGGTAACCCGCCCGATGGCGGTGCATGGCACACCGGAATTCATACATAGCCGTTCAATCTCGATGATGGACTCTTCAGCCACTGAAATGATTGTCAGGCCCTCTGTTTCACCGAAAAGGAGTTCATCATTCCTGATCTTGGAACTCATATGAATCCTTGCGCCGAGGCCCGCCCCACCACAGATCAATCCGTGAGCAACCGTAGCAGCAAGACCACCCGCCGACAGGTGGATTATTGACTTTATAAGCCCAACTTTATTACCCACCAGAACAATTTCCCTCATTTGTCTCTCCGTGGCAAGATCCACCATAGGCACCGGCCCATTAGCTGAACCCAATTTGAGTCTAGCGTAAACAGAACACCCCAGTTCCCCTCGGTGACTTCCGAGCATCAAAATAAAATCACCGGCGTCCTTGAAACCTGCTGTCAGTTCCGACGCTGCCGAATCAGACCAACCGGACACAGCCACCGTCAACAGAGGTAAGGCAACATTCTCCGAAAACCACACCCTGGCTGAATTGACATTCAGCTGAAAAGCGGCTGCAGCTGTACTAACCCCTTCAGCTATCTCCCGGAAACGGTATTGTTCATTCTCAGTCAATCTTCCCGGGAGATGTACGGAAACGGCAGCATGCATGGGAGCTACACCCCCACTCACAATTCTCCGGACCGCTGCAGCAACGGCTGCCTGAGCGCCTCTTTTTGGATCGAGCCAAACCAAGTGATCATTGGCTGATATGCTTATAAAACTGCCCGGAACTTCGGCAGCAAGTCGTGAAGCTACCACGCATTCCTCAGTAGCTAAGATAACCAATAGGGCCGAGTTGAAAGATTTCGACTGTTTAATCTTATTCAAGGTAATACCGGATTGATGCATCAACTCATCCGGTGTTCGGATGTCGGACGGGACTGCTTCCTCACTGTCAAACAGACTGAAACAGGATACAGGTAAAGAAATGTCAGCTCCGGCAACTCTGAAGACGTTACCCTCGGATATTCTTCCCACAAGTGATGCCGAAACATTGTGCTTTCGTGCCATTTTCCTGATCTTGTTTTCAGAACCATTTCGGAAGACCACCATGAAAGCTATTTGTCCAACCACTTTTGAAGATTTTCTGTTGAGGTGCACCCCCATCAGGAAAAGCTTTGCCAGCCTGATAGCTTGCGTTGGCAGATCAGCCTCTTCAACCCGAACCGTGACAATACATTCTTCAACATCTCCTAACTCCTGAAGCAAGGGAGTCAACAGACGCTCGCCAGAGGGAGAGTCTAATAGAATCACAGCGTCACCATCGGTAGCTCCTTTGGAGGGCTCTTCCGGAACTTGATCACCGCTGGAAGCAGCCACGATGACTGAACCAGAAGCATTATCGGTAAACTCAAAGGATACCGGTTCATTTCCCACTGCCTTCGCAGTACGACTTACGGTTGTCCTAACGCCACGCTTCTCTGGCCTTGGGGTACGGCAGAGAAGTGATGTCATATGTGGAGTTACTCCCGATGCAATCAGATCATTGACAGCTCGGCCCATGACCTCTTCTAAGGCATTAAGAGTGACTGAACCTTTCGACCTGAATAAGTTGGAAAAAGAGATTGGCGCACCGATCTCTTCGCTTGTGGTCAGAATCTGAGCAAATCTTCGCTGCCTATCAAATTCGGCCCACCTTAGAAGCAGTGACTGCTCCTCATCAGAAGGCTCTCTGCCTAGGGTCGTCCTCAGATGTTGGTACAGATATCTGGGGAATTTTCTTTGCGTCATGATCTATAATTCAATCGCCATTTCTCGTCGAGCTGTCTTGATGATCTTTGTTGCCAATGGCAGTGCCACGCCTATTTTGTTCTTGATTTCTGAGGGTGAAGCCTGAGCTATTGTTTCCAGATCCTGAAACTTGTCGTAAAGCTTTTTTCGGGTGATCGGACCCACCCCTTTTACATCGTCAAATAGTGATTTGGTAGCCGATTTTGAACGCCGCTGTCGATGAAAAGAGACAGCGAACCGGTGTGCCTCATCACGAATTCGCCTTAGTAGAATAAGTCCCGGTGAGGCCTTCGAAACGGACTGAGGGTCAGAATAGTCCGGCAGGAACACCTCTTCCAGCCGTTTCGCCAAAGCAGCCACCGGTATGTAGCTTAGACCCAGTTCCTTTAGTGCACTCACAGCCATACTAAGTTGCCCCTTCCCACCGTCGATTAGAATAAGATCCGGAAAAGCAGTTTGCTCACTCTTTAGCCGTGAGTAGCGCCGGTGGACCACTTCCCGCATCATGGCGAAGTCGTCAACACCTTCAATAGTTTTGATCTTGAACTTTCGGTAATCACTCTTTTTTGGGTTCCCATCCACAAAACTGACCATACTCCCCACCGGATGCTTCCCCTGAATGTTTGAAATGTCAAATGCCTCAATTTTCCGCGGAGGCACAGCAAGATGGAGGTCTTCCTGCAACTGGCTCACCATTTTCGGAATTAACTCCCTTCGACGTTTTCGTTTTCTAAGTTGTTCGCTAAGTAGTAGGTCAGCGTTCTGACGAGTAATTCTTAGTAGCCTCGCTTTTTCACCCCTTTGAGGCACAACAAATTTTAATCGCTTTTCCCGTTTCGATTCGAGCCAGCTAGTGAGAGTCTCCTCGTCTTCCGGCCTGGCCGGCACCACGATCTCACCGGGGACGAAATGGGTGATGAGGTAGAATTGTCGGATAAAATCGGAAACCATCCGCTCCATGGTCTCATCATCCACACCCATGAGAAATACTTTTTCCCGTCCCACAATCCTGCCGCCGCGAATGCGGACAACCACACCGCAGGCGTCATTACCTTCATCGGCA is a genomic window containing:
- a CDS encoding inositol monophosphatase, whose translation is MEVALEAADKAASFISEQANKTLKIDYKGTTDLVTNADVASEKIIIETIRAEFPDHQILTEEAGGTPTGSGFLWVIDPIDGTTNFVHGYPFYAVSVAVCEEEKPIAGVINHVHFGDVYSATAGGGAFCNGDPITVSTTDSLKRGLLATGFAYEHDKIWSRNMDLFRNFTDLTQGVRRAGAASLDFCHVARGWLDGFWEYELNPWDMAAGALIVQEAGGSVTKTDGSDFALFNREVLASNGHIHSAMQDQLKR
- a CDS encoding excinuclease ABC subunit C: MSVTDTIQEKLSQLPRKPGVYLFKDGKGKTLYIGKAKVLTNRVRSYFHKSANHSLKINSLLRKAKNLEWIVTGSEVEALLTEANLIKEQMPHYNVLLRDDKSFPYIRITNEPYPQVFITRKLIHDSSKYFGPFTDVRDLRRTLKVLHKIFPIRSCDYKLNSATILAKRYSICLDYHIKKCQGPCEGLVTEEAYQEMICNVIRFLHGQTSGIRKSLKERMDLAASNRRYEEAAVYRDQLQSIEAYTKRQNKATASFEDRDVIAIADEGNDACGVVVRIRGGRIVGREKVFLMGVDDETMERMVSDFIRQFYLITHFVPGEIVVPARPEDEETLTSWLESKREKRLKFVVPQRGEKARLLRITRQNADLLLSEQLRKRKRRRELIPKMVSQLQEDLHLAVPPRKIEAFDISNIQGKHPVGSMVSFVDGNPKKSDYRKFKIKTIEGVDDFAMMREVVHRRYSRLKSEQTAFPDLILIDGGKGQLSMAVSALKELGLSYIPVAALAKRLEEVFLPDYSDPQSVSKASPGLILLRRIRDEAHRFAVSFHRQRRSKSATKSLFDDVKGVGPITRKKLYDKFQDLETIAQASPSEIKNKIGVALPLATKIIKTARREMAIEL